From Catenulispora sp. GP43, one genomic window encodes:
- a CDS encoding ABC transporter ATP-binding protein yields MREATEDTVIEAWDVGYTYKANKAKRGSAEGGHVAVQGLGLTVQRGETYALLGTNGAGKTTTLEVLEGHRSPTSGRVRVLGGDPSDRRRVRPRMGIMLQDSGLAAELTVRDSVVLAGAISGRSDDADAVLDRVGMAGKRSTRVAQLSGGEKRRVDFAMAIWGAPELVFLDEPTTGLDPESRAALWTVVGELKAAGTTFLLTTHYLEEAEKAADHVGLMHGGTLRRQGTVAELTAEGTTTVRFVPPGAVADIPVPVTGTENGLAVIRTRAVQRDVTTLMLWAAEHGHELARFSVRESGLDDIFHAIGTEGTTP; encoded by the coding sequence ATGAGGGAAGCGACAGAAGACACGGTCATCGAGGCATGGGACGTGGGCTACACCTACAAGGCGAACAAGGCGAAACGCGGCTCCGCCGAAGGCGGGCACGTGGCCGTCCAGGGCCTCGGTCTCACGGTCCAGCGCGGCGAGACGTACGCGCTGCTGGGCACCAACGGCGCGGGCAAGACGACCACGCTGGAGGTCCTGGAAGGGCACCGGTCCCCGACGTCGGGCCGGGTCCGGGTGCTGGGCGGCGATCCGTCCGACCGCCGGCGCGTCCGGCCGCGCATGGGGATCATGCTCCAGGACTCGGGCCTGGCCGCCGAGCTCACCGTGCGCGACAGCGTCGTGCTGGCCGGCGCGATCTCGGGGCGGAGCGACGACGCCGACGCGGTCCTGGACCGGGTCGGCATGGCCGGCAAGCGGTCGACGCGGGTCGCGCAGCTGTCCGGCGGGGAGAAGCGCCGCGTCGACTTCGCGATGGCGATATGGGGCGCGCCGGAGCTGGTCTTCCTCGACGAGCCGACGACCGGGCTGGACCCGGAGTCCCGCGCGGCCCTGTGGACGGTGGTCGGCGAGCTCAAGGCGGCCGGCACCACCTTCCTGCTGACCACCCACTACCTCGAGGAGGCCGAGAAGGCCGCCGACCACGTCGGCCTGATGCACGGCGGCACCCTGCGCCGCCAGGGGACGGTCGCCGAACTGACCGCCGAGGGCACCACGACGGTGCGCTTCGTGCCGCCGGGCGCCGTGGCCGACATCCCGGTCCCGGTGACCGGCACGGAGAACGGCCTGGCGGTGATCCGGACGCGCGCCGTCCAGCGCGACGTGACCACCCTGATGCTGTGGGCCGCCGAGCACGGCCACGAGCTGGCCCGCTTCAGCGTCCGCGAATCAGGACTCGACGACATCTTCCACGCCATCGGCACCGAGGGGACCACACCGTG